Proteins found in one Abyssibius alkaniclasticus genomic segment:
- a CDS encoding TRAP transporter substrate-binding protein → MTTRLVKFARMGAAVAAISLAAGAMQAQTILKFSHTDNPGGSRDQAAQVFADLVSEYTEGRYEVRIFPAGQLGNDPKAIEQLQLGGVDFTVSATGSYATHLPSLNLTAMPFLVDSYEQGWEFYDNSDWLQGEFAKLPEVGFRVLATWEAGFRSFTTTFPLNSPADASGRKMRVFPNDMIRWTMEAIGFQTVVMPVTDVYLAIQQGTVDGQENPVDTIVSLKFAEVAPNVTLTRHVYSPLPLTIAEATWQSFSEADQAAVLRAAAESSAFSRDLVRNSEAAQLEQLAANGATIITPEIGPFRDAVASVYDQARGVYGDQVDEVLAAAAAIREAMPVE, encoded by the coding sequence ATGACCACAAGACTCGTAAAATTCGCCCGCATGGGCGCAGCGGTTGCGGCAATCAGCCTTGCTGCCGGTGCAATGCAGGCACAGACCATTCTGAAATTCAGCCATACCGACAACCCTGGCGGCTCGCGTGATCAGGCCGCGCAGGTTTTCGCCGATCTCGTTTCAGAATATACCGAAGGGCGCTATGAGGTGCGCATCTTCCCGGCCGGCCAGCTTGGCAATGACCCAAAGGCCATAGAGCAATTGCAGCTTGGCGGTGTGGATTTCACCGTATCGGCCACGGGCTCTTATGCCACGCATCTGCCCTCGCTCAACCTGACAGCCATGCCGTTTCTGGTGGACAGCTACGAGCAGGGTTGGGAATTTTATGACAATTCAGACTGGTTGCAGGGCGAATTCGCCAAACTGCCCGAGGTTGGCTTCCGCGTTCTGGCCACATGGGAGGCCGGGTTCCGCAGCTTTACGACAACCTTTCCGCTCAATTCTCCGGCCGATGCCTCGGGCCGCAAGATGCGCGTTTTCCCGAATGACATGATCCGCTGGACGATGGAAGCCATCGGGTTTCAGACCGTGGTCATGCCAGTCACCGATGTGTATCTGGCCATTCAGCAAGGCACGGTCGACGGGCAGGAAAACCCGGTTGATACCATCGTTTCGCTGAAATTTGCCGAGGTGGCGCCGAATGTGACGCTGACGCGCCATGTCTATTCGCCCCTGCCGCTGACCATTGCCGAAGCGACATGGCAGAGCTTTTCGGAAGCTGATCAGGCCGCAGTGCTGCGGGCTGCCGCCGAATCTTCGGCCTTCAGCCGCGATCTGGTGCGCAATTCCGAAGCCGCGCAGCTTGAGCAGCTTGCCGCAAACGGCGCCACCATCATCACCCCCGAGATTGGCCCGTTCCGCGATGCTGTCGCAAGCGTCTATGACCAGGCGCGCGGTGTTTATGGCGATCAGGTAGACGAAGTGCTGGCCGCGGCCGCCGCAATTCGTGAAGCGATGCCCGTCGAATAA
- a CDS encoding isocitrate/isopropylmalate dehydrogenase family protein has translation MKQKFEIAVFQGDGIGPEIMGPTLDILQKLAQKSEGYGLHFHDAPAGAAHYRETGESLPAGSLEIARKADAILLSAMGLPDVRYADGTEISPQIDLRKILVLFAGVRPVTVRKDQRSPLNMPAGKEIDFVLLRESTEGLFHTQGRGEVSATEARETLLITRDISEKLFRFAFALARTRKENGRGRGRVTCVDKANVFRAFAFFRQIFDEEAKKHPDLSADHAYVDATALWMVQKPWEFDVLVTENMFGDILSDLGAGLMGGLGLAPSADIGLEHALFQPCHGSAPDIAGQGVANPLAMILSAAMMLDWLGIKHDNRALVDDGARLRIAVETVVAEQRALTRDLGGTAGTIAAAAAVQEALSL, from the coding sequence ATGAAGCAGAAATTTGAAATTGCGGTGTTCCAGGGTGACGGGATCGGCCCTGAAATCATGGGCCCAACGCTCGATATCCTGCAAAAACTGGCGCAAAAGTCCGAAGGCTATGGGCTGCATTTTCATGATGCGCCCGCGGGTGCCGCGCATTACCGCGAAACAGGCGAATCACTTCCGGCGGGCTCGCTGGAAATTGCCAGAAAGGCCGATGCGATCTTGCTGTCGGCTATGGGTTTGCCCGATGTGCGCTATGCCGATGGCACCGAAATTTCGCCCCAGATCGACCTGCGCAAAATTCTGGTGCTGTTTGCGGGCGTGCGCCCGGTGACCGTGCGCAAGGATCAGCGCAGCCCGCTGAACATGCCCGCCGGCAAGGAGATAGATTTCGTGTTGCTGCGCGAAAGCACCGAAGGGCTGTTTCATACCCAGGGCCGGGGCGAGGTCAGCGCCACCGAAGCGCGTGAAACGCTGCTGATCACCCGCGACATTTCGGAAAAACTGTTCCGCTTTGCCTTTGCGCTGGCAAGAACCCGCAAGGAAAACGGGCGCGGGCGCGGGCGTGTTACCTGTGTTGACAAGGCCAATGTCTTCCGGGCCTTTGCGTTTTTCAGGCAGATTTTTGATGAAGAAGCCAAAAAACATCCGGACCTGAGCGCCGATCACGCCTATGTTGATGCCACCGCGCTTTGGATGGTGCAAAAACCGTGGGAGTTTGATGTGCTGGTCACCGAAAACATGTTTGGCGATATCTTGTCAGATTTGGGGGCCGGGCTTATGGGCGGGCTTGGGCTTGCCCCTTCGGCCGATATCGGGCTTGAACACGCGCTGTTTCAGCCCTGCCACGGTTCGGCCCCCGATATTGCCGGGCAGGGCGTTGCCAACCCGCTGGCGATGATTCTGTCCGCCGCGATGATGCTGGATTGGCTTGGCATCAAGCATGACAACCGGGCATTGGTTGACGATGGCGCGCGGCTGCGCATCGCCGTTGAAACCGTTGTTGCCGAGCAGCGCGCCCTGACCCGCGATCTGGGGGGCACGGCGGGCACGATTGCCGCCGCCGCCGCCGTGCAGGAGGCGTTGAGCCTGTGA
- a CDS encoding Gfo/Idh/MocA family protein codes for MTLAQDPLRVACLGAGYFSQFHYESWARMARAQLVAACNRDIGKLAEKGVPAYSDLGEMLRRHQPDLLDIILPPVAHATAIRTAIAQGIRAIICQKPFCTSLAEAQSIADEAAAAGVTIVVHENFRFQPWYRHIRRALDDGLIGSVQQLTFRLRPGDGQGPRAYLDRQPYFQRMERFLVHETAVHWVDTFRYLLGEPLSVYADLRRLNPAIAGEDAGYILFEHENGARALFDGNRHLDHAADNLRCTMGEALVEGDEGTLGLCGDGSVFHRAFGSTSTAMLLPASTWQGFGGDCVHALQSHVVKALLDGTALENTAQDYLSVMRIEDAIYRSAREGRKLKLESM; via the coding sequence GTGACATTGGCCCAAGACCCCTTGCGCGTCGCCTGCCTTGGCGCGGGCTATTTCAGCCAGTTCCACTATGAAAGCTGGGCGCGCATGGCGCGGGCGCAGCTTGTTGCAGCCTGTAACCGCGACATTGGCAAACTGGCTGAAAAGGGCGTGCCGGCCTATAGCGACCTTGGCGAAATGCTGCGCCGTCATCAGCCCGATTTGCTGGACATCATCCTGCCGCCCGTTGCCCATGCCACGGCTATTCGCACGGCAATCGCACAGGGCATAAGGGCAATCATCTGCCAAAAACCCTTTTGCACATCTTTGGCCGAGGCACAGAGCATTGCCGACGAGGCCGCTGCGGCGGGTGTGACAATTGTCGTGCATGAAAACTTTCGCTTTCAGCCCTGGTATCGGCATATCAGGCGCGCGCTGGATGACGGGCTGATCGGCAGCGTGCAACAGCTGACCTTCCGGCTGCGCCCCGGCGATGGGCAGGGGCCGCGCGCCTATCTAGACAGGCAGCCGTATTTTCAGCGTATGGAGCGGTTTTTGGTGCATGAAACGGCGGTGCATTGGGTGGATACCTTCCGTTACCTTCTGGGTGAGCCGCTTTCGGTTTATGCCGATTTGCGCCGCCTGAACCCTGCCATCGCGGGCGAAGATGCTGGCTATATCCTGTTTGAACACGAAAATGGTGCGCGCGCGCTGTTTGACGGCAACCGCCATCTTGACCATGCGGCCGACAATCTGCGCTGCACAATGGGCGAGGCTTTGGTTGAGGGCGATGAAGGCACGCTTGGCCTATGCGGTGACGGGTCGGTGTTTCACCGCGCATTCGGCAGCACCAGCACGGCCATGTTGTTGCCCGCCAGCACATGGCAGGGGTTTGGCGGTGACTGCGTTCACGCCTTGCAAAGCCATGTTGTAAAGGCTCTACTCGATGGAACGGCGCTTGAAAACACCGCGCAAGACTATCTGTCGGTTATGCGCATCGAAGACGCGATCTACAGATCGGCGCGCGAGGGCCGCAAGCTGAAGCTGGAGAGCATGTGA
- a CDS encoding GntR family transcriptional regulator yields the protein MSDKPLSNTQKAVQAIRSLIFSGELAAGSNHLEVELAERFGMSRTPVREAALILEGQGLLELRQRKGVRILPVSVADMGEIYDVLTELESLAAEQAAKQGYSAKDLAALEAAINDMDAAIDAGDLHGWADADDRFHAELVRLGRNSRVSAIVAMMSDQVRRVRLMTLFMRPVPQKSNKDHRNVLEAIANGDFEAARSIHKTHRQQAKQMLIGLLQKMNLNQV from the coding sequence GTGAGCGATAAGCCATTGTCCAACACCCAAAAAGCCGTGCAGGCAATTCGCTCGCTCATCTTTTCGGGCGAGCTTGCGGCCGGCTCCAACCATTTGGAAGTTGAGCTGGCGGAACGGTTTGGCATGTCGCGCACACCCGTGCGCGAAGCGGCGCTTATTCTTGAAGGGCAGGGGCTGTTAGAATTGCGCCAACGCAAGGGTGTGCGCATTCTGCCGGTTTCTGTTGCCGATATGGGCGAAATCTATGATGTGCTGACCGAGCTTGAAAGCCTTGCTGCGGAACAGGCCGCCAAGCAGGGCTATTCCGCCAAAGACCTTGCGGCGTTAGAGGCGGCGATCAACGATATGGATGCCGCCATTGATGCGGGCGATCTGCATGGCTGGGCGGATGCCGATGACCGTTTCCATGCCGAACTGGTGCGGCTGGGGCGCAATTCACGGGTTTCAGCCATTGTTGCCATGATGTCGGACCAGGTGCGCCGCGTGCGCCTTATGACCCTGTTCATGCGCCCGGTGCCGCAGAAATCCAACAAGGACCACCGCAATGTGCTGGAAGCCATCGCCAATGGCGATTTTGAAGCGGCGCGCAGCATTCACAAAACCCACCGCCAGCAGGCCAAGCAAATGCTGATCGGGCTTTTGCAAAAGATGAACCTCAACCAGGTTTAG
- a CDS encoding trimethylamine methyltransferase family protein: MAEAVSESGRSRRRGRGGTEARSGVPGQNPHLEVPFITRGIPTYDLASEESLVRIEAGADRILAEIGIEFRDDPETVQLFRAAGGEVTALTGESWNIRFAPGMIREILRTAPARFTQYARNPARSVEIGGDAVVFAPSYGSPFVMDLDRGRRYGTIEDFRNFIKLGQSSPWLHHSGGTICEPTDVPVNKRHLDMVLSHILYSDRAFLGSITAPERAEDSIEMCRILFGADFVAENCVIMGNFNTTSPLVLDGVTTRGIRAYAAAGQGSIHLPFLLGGAVSPLTIAGSVAQCLAESMVSCALTQLVRPGAPAILASFLSSMSLRSGSPTFGTPEPALGSLVMGQLARRLNMPLRCAGNFSTSKLPDAQAMQQSMMSMMSAVQSGANYVLHSAGFLDGLLSMSYEKFMLDTDLCGALHSYLRGVEVSDDTLGFEALAEKGPGAHLFGTAHTLRHYKTAYYDSALDDNQPWETWDEQGGIDAASRANTRWKSTLAAYEPPAIDQAISTALHEFVARKKAATPDAWY, from the coding sequence ATGGCTGAAGCGGTTAGCGAAAGCGGAAGGTCGCGCAGGCGCGGGCGCGGTGGAACCGAGGCGCGCAGCGGTGTGCCGGGGCAAAACCCGCATCTGGAAGTGCCTTTTATTACGCGCGGCATTCCCACCTATGACCTGGCCAGCGAAGAAAGCCTTGTCCGCATCGAGGCGGGGGCAGACCGGATTTTAGCCGAGATCGGCATCGAGTTTCGGGATGACCCTGAAACCGTGCAACTGTTCCGCGCCGCCGGCGGCGAGGTGACGGCGCTGACCGGCGAAAGCTGGAATATCAGGTTTGCACCGGGGATGATCCGCGAAATCTTGCGCACCGCCCCTGCCCGCTTTACCCAATATGCCCGCAACCCGGCGCGTTCGGTTGAAATTGGCGGCGATGCGGTGGTTTTCGCGCCCTCCTACGGTTCGCCCTTTGTGATGGATCTGGACAGGGGCCGCCGCTATGGCACGATCGAGGATTTTCGCAACTTCATCAAACTGGGCCAGTCAAGCCCGTGGCTGCACCATTCCGGCGGCACGATTTGCGAGCCGACCGATGTGCCGGTCAACAAGCGGCACCTGGATATGGTGCTGTCGCATATCCTCTATTCCGACCGCGCCTTTCTGGGCTCGATCACCGCGCCGGAGCGGGCCGAAGACAGTATCGAAATGTGCCGCATTCTGTTTGGCGCTGATTTTGTGGCCGAAAACTGCGTGATCATGGGGAATTTCAACACCACCTCGCCCTTGGTGCTGGACGGAGTCACCACAAGGGGCATTCGCGCCTATGCGGCTGCGGGGCAAGGCTCTATCCATCTGCCGTTCCTGTTGGGGGGCGCGGTTTCGCCGCTGACAATCGCCGGGTCGGTTGCGCAATGTCTGGCCGAAAGCATGGTATCATGCGCGCTCACACAACTTGTGCGGCCCGGCGCACCGGCGATTCTGGCCTCGTTCCTGTCCTCCATGTCGCTGCGCTCGGGCTCACCCACTTTTGGCACGCCGGAACCGGCGCTTGGCTCGCTTGTCATGGGGCAGTTGGCGCGCCGGCTGAACATGCCGCTGCGCTGCGCGGGCAATTTCAGCACCTCGAAGCTACCCGATGCGCAGGCCATGCAGCAAAGCATGATGTCGATGATGTCAGCCGTGCAGAGCGGGGCCAATTACGTGCTGCATTCGGCGGGGTTTCTCGATGGGTTGCTGTCGATGTCCTACGAAAAATTCATGCTCGACACCGACCTGTGCGGCGCCTTGCACAGCTATTTGCGTGGTGTCGAGGTCAGCGACGATACGCTTGGTTTCGAGGCGCTGGCCGAAAAGGGGCCGGGCGCGCATTTGTTCGGCACGGCCCATACGCTGCGCCATTACAAAACCGCCTATTACGACAGCGCGCTGGACGATAACCAGCCTTGGGAAACATGGGATGAACAGGGCGGGATCGATGCGGCAAGCCGCGCGAATACGCGCTGGAAATCCACTTTGGCCGCCTATGAACCCCCCGCGATTGACCAAGCCATCAGCACGGCGTTGCATGAATTTGTTGCCAGAAAAAAAGCCGCAACCCCGGATGCCTGGTATTGA
- a CDS encoding TetR/AcrR family transcriptional regulator gives MNQIDMTDPRTTEAAWLKAAYDVLTESGVEAVKIMPLAKRLGLTRSGFYWHFKDRDALLEAMIGHWEAKNTGILVARCNAYADSICEAVFNLFDCWLDDALFDSRLDLAIRNWARNDPALQARLAQSDARRKAAIVGMFLRHGYGESAADVRALTMIYTQIGYFSMQVSESRAQRLARMPDYVEVFTGQTPTRADIQRFMARHLDRAGMNRP, from the coding sequence ATGAACCAGATCGATATGACCGACCCGCGCACCACCGAGGCTGCCTGGCTGAAAGCGGCCTATGATGTGCTGACCGAAAGCGGGGTCGAGGCGGTGAAGATCATGCCGCTGGCCAAGCGGCTGGGGCTGACGCGCAGCGGATTTTACTGGCATTTCAAAGACCGCGACGCGCTGCTTGAAGCGATGATCGGCCATTGGGAAGCCAAGAATACCGGCATACTTGTGGCGCGCTGCAACGCCTATGCCGACAGTATTTGCGAAGCGGTGTTCAACCTGTTCGATTGCTGGCTGGATGATGCGCTGTTTGACTCGCGGCTAGATCTGGCCATTCGCAACTGGGCGCGCAACGATCCGGCATTGCAGGCCCGGCTTGCGCAATCTGACGCGCGGCGCAAAGCGGCGATCGTGGGGATGTTTCTGCGGCATGGTTATGGTGAAAGCGCCGCAGACGTGCGCGCCTTGACGATGATTTACACGCAGATCGGCTATTTTTCGATGCAGGTCAGCGAAAGCCGCGCGCAGCGCCTTGCCCGGATGCCCGATTATGTCGAGGTGTTTACGGGCCAAACACCTACAAGGGCCGATATTCAACGCTTCATGGCCCGTCACCTTGACCGTGCGGGAATGAACAGGCCATAA